From Microcystis aeruginosa NIES-2549, a single genomic window includes:
- the trpS gene encoding tryptophan--tRNA ligase — MGKQRILSGVQPTGNLHLGNYLGAIRNWVEGQKDYDNFFCVVDLHAITVPHNPATLAEDTLAIAALYLACGIDLEYATIFVQSHVKAHTELTWLLNCITPLNWLTDMIQFKEKAIKQGENVGTGLLDYPVLMAADILLYDADKVPVGEDQKQHLELTRDIAVRINHLFGQPKQPILKLPDPMIRKEGARVMSLTDGRNKMSKSDPSEMSRINILDSPDVIAKKIKRCKTDLVKGLSFDDPERPECHNLLTLYSILSAKSKEVVAGECADLGWGQFKPMLTEVTIESLKPIQEKYAQIREDKDYLATVLRQGRLKAEAVANQTLDRVKNAMGYLPPF; from the coding sequence ATGGGTAAACAAAGAATCTTATCTGGTGTGCAACCAACCGGCAATTTACATTTAGGCAATTATCTCGGTGCGATCCGCAATTGGGTGGAGGGACAAAAAGACTACGATAATTTCTTTTGTGTGGTCGATTTACACGCGATCACCGTTCCCCATAATCCCGCCACTCTTGCGGAGGATACTTTAGCAATTGCCGCTTTATATTTAGCCTGCGGAATTGATTTAGAATATGCGACTATCTTTGTCCAATCCCACGTTAAGGCCCATACGGAATTAACTTGGTTATTGAATTGTATCACCCCTTTAAATTGGTTAACCGATATGATTCAATTTAAAGAAAAAGCGATTAAACAGGGGGAAAATGTTGGCACAGGTTTACTCGATTATCCCGTACTGATGGCTGCCGATATCCTACTCTACGATGCCGATAAAGTACCCGTGGGAGAAGATCAAAAACAACATTTAGAATTAACCCGCGATATAGCCGTTAGAATTAATCATCTTTTTGGACAACCGAAACAACCAATTTTAAAACTTCCTGATCCGATGATCCGCAAGGAAGGAGCGCGGGTGATGAGTTTAACCGATGGCCGGAATAAAATGTCTAAATCCGATCCTTCCGAGATGAGTCGGATTAATATTCTCGATAGTCCCGATGTCATTGCCAAGAAAATTAAACGCTGTAAAACCGATCTAGTTAAGGGTTTAAGTTTCGATGATCCGGAGCGTCCCGAATGCCATAATTTATTAACTCTCTATAGCATTTTATCGGCAAAAAGTAAAGAGGTGGTCGCGGGAGAATGTGCCGATTTAGGTTGGGGACAATTTAAACCGATGTTAACAGAAGTTACCATAGAATCTCTGAAACCTATTCAGGAAAAATACGCTCAAATTAGAGAGGATAAAGATTATTTAGCCACGGTTTTGCGGCAAGGTCGTCTCAAAGCAGAAGCGGTGGCCAATCAAACTCTCGATCGAGTCAAAAATGCCATGGGTTATTTACCACCATTTTAG
- a CDS encoding photosystem II S4 domain protein, producing the protein MLPREELLKGVENREDIAKVIDKAEQAIKTWEVTVTDFLSPAVLAEVERVFQRLTDVSMQKWGGYPQAERQRIGIARVDLPLAETDIPLSALDIAGNFLFDTANHRDFLGAMLGTGIVREKVGDIIVLGERGAQAIVVPELADFLCANLLQVRSVPVKTSPIPLTELKVRPPQKKEINTVEASLRLDAIASAGFGISRSKMAEAISAGDVRVNWKDISQSSYNVKTGDLISFRGKGRLEVGEVTVTKKERYRVHLTRFI; encoded by the coding sequence ATGTTACCAAGAGAAGAATTACTAAAGGGTGTTGAAAACCGCGAGGACATAGCGAAAGTTATTGATAAAGCCGAACAAGCGATTAAGACTTGGGAAGTGACGGTGACAGACTTTCTTTCTCCTGCGGTTTTGGCGGAAGTAGAACGGGTTTTTCAGCGTTTAACCGATGTGTCAATGCAGAAATGGGGCGGTTATCCCCAAGCAGAAAGACAGCGCATCGGTATTGCTAGAGTTGATTTACCTTTGGCAGAAACAGATATTCCCCTATCTGCCCTTGATATTGCCGGTAATTTTCTTTTTGATACCGCTAACCACCGGGATTTTTTAGGGGCAATGTTGGGGACAGGGATCGTCCGGGAAAAAGTCGGCGATATAATCGTTTTAGGTGAGCGAGGAGCGCAGGCGATTGTAGTGCCTGAATTGGCAGATTTTTTATGTGCTAATTTACTACAAGTGCGTTCGGTTCCCGTGAAAACTAGCCCGATTCCTTTGACGGAATTAAAAGTTAGACCACCGCAAAAAAAAGAAATTAATACTGTGGAAGCTTCCTTACGTTTGGATGCGATTGCCTCGGCGGGTTTTGGCATTTCTCGCAGTAAAATGGCCGAGGCAATTAGTGCTGGGGATGTGCGAGTTAACTGGAAAGATATCAGTCAATCTAGTTATAACGTTAAAACCGGTGATTTGATTTCTTTTCGGGGAAAAGGTCGTTTAGAAGTGGGTGAGGTGACTGTGACAAAAAAAGAGCGCTATCGGGTTCATTTAACTAGATTTATTTAG
- a CDS encoding DNA phosphorothioation-associated putative methyltransferase, with protein MADNFTLIVQLCQVSPIGKLLPGALYVHREALHQLDPILQNYEQQARINQHLSEATIIKFSTDKPKISYLFYPDFDREPHPVLTKSLVVDLGTLILSEWNYQNADNPPILHRKETFVTRDYPLYEQFDHLTKIESALGLLNSSYPIGTKQEWQRLLRKHHLDFAGDYLVCNLEGQKEKSIIIDRHKAALVRKTLSRPTRLALAAGLFLPETTFFDYGCGYGGDIERIAEQGYQSEGWDPYYRPDSPLIESDIVNLGYVINVIESAEERQEALLKAWQLTRQVLIVSAQILIDDSERGLMAYEDGIITRRNTFQKYYQQEELKQYIDSSLGVDSIPITLGIYLVFREEEKAETFRLSRCRSRTATPKIKTHLKRFEDYEDLLTPLMEFYTQQGRLPVAGELLQEEEIKAEFGTFRRAFQVILQVTEGEEWEIIADKRRADLLLYLALSQFSQCPKVRELSPATRADFKALFGSYRNACALAEEVLISAGNLPAIARTCENSSLGKLSRYSLTIHISILEKLPMLLRLYEGCASQTIGRLENANVIRLSFRQPKISYLYYPNFDTEIHPILATSMDVYLGSADFSFRDYRDSPNPPILHEKELLVTADYPNYDKLVRLTQLEKDWGLLEDRKAIERLQGWQKCLEENCATIKGYQILWRKDADPYKVRILRAKINARRNQNKSS; from the coding sequence ATGGCTGATAATTTCACCTTAATCGTGCAACTGTGTCAAGTTAGTCCCATCGGTAAACTATTACCGGGGGCGCTTTATGTTCATCGAGAAGCATTACATCAACTTGATCCTATTCTCCAGAATTACGAACAACAAGCAAGAATTAATCAGCATTTATCTGAGGCAACAATAATTAAATTTAGCACCGATAAACCGAAAATATCCTATCTTTTTTATCCCGATTTTGATCGGGAACCTCACCCAGTTTTAACTAAAAGTTTAGTGGTAGATTTGGGGACATTAATCTTAAGTGAATGGAATTATCAAAATGCTGATAATCCGCCCATTTTACACCGAAAAGAAACTTTTGTTACTAGGGACTATCCTCTTTATGAACAATTCGATCATCTCACAAAAATCGAGAGTGCTTTAGGACTTTTAAATAGTTCTTATCCCATCGGTACTAAACAGGAATGGCAACGGCTTTTAAGAAAGCATCACCTTGATTTTGCAGGAGATTATTTAGTTTGTAATTTAGAGGGACAAAAGGAAAAATCGATAATAATTGATCGCCACAAAGCCGCTCTTGTTCGCAAAACCCTTTCTCGTCCGACAAGATTAGCATTAGCGGCGGGATTATTTCTTCCTGAAACCACTTTTTTTGATTACGGTTGTGGTTATGGAGGTGATATAGAACGCATAGCTGAACAGGGTTATCAAAGTGAAGGTTGGGATCCTTATTATCGTCCCGATAGTCCTTTAATTGAATCTGATATTGTTAATTTAGGCTATGTAATTAATGTTATTGAATCCGCCGAAGAACGGCAGGAAGCTTTATTAAAAGCTTGGCAATTAACCCGTCAAGTTTTAATTGTTTCGGCACAGATTTTAATTGATGATAGCGAACGGGGTTTAATGGCTTATGAAGATGGAATTATAACCCGTCGCAATACCTTTCAAAAATACTATCAACAGGAAGAGCTAAAACAGTATATTGATAGCAGTTTAGGAGTTGATTCTATTCCAATAACTTTGGGAATTTATCTAGTTTTTCGAGAGGAAGAAAAAGCCGAAACTTTTCGTTTATCGAGATGTCGTTCCCGCACTGCCACTCCTAAAATTAAAACCCATCTCAAACGCTTTGAAGATTACGAAGATTTATTAACTCCCCTGATGGAATTTTACACCCAACAAGGACGTTTACCCGTTGCAGGAGAATTATTACAAGAGGAAGAAATTAAGGCAGAATTTGGGACTTTTAGACGAGCTTTTCAAGTGATTTTACAAGTAACAGAAGGGGAAGAATGGGAGATAATTGCCGATAAAAGACGCGCAGATCTTTTACTTTATTTAGCTTTAAGTCAATTTAGCCAATGTCCGAAAGTACGGGAATTATCCCCCGCTACCCGTGCCGATTTTAAAGCTTTATTTGGCAGTTATCGCAATGCTTGCGCTTTAGCAGAAGAAGTGTTAATAAGTGCGGGAAATTTGCCAGCAATCGCTCGTACTTGTGAAAATAGTTCTCTAGGCAAACTTTCCCGTTATTCCCTAACTATTCATATTAGCATTCTGGAAAAATTACCGATGTTATTACGCTTATATGAAGGTTGTGCTAGTCAAACTATCGGACGGTTAGAAAATGCTAACGTTATTCGTTTATCCTTTCGTCAACCCAAAATTTCCTATCTCTATTACCCCAATTTTGATACAGAAATTCATCCGATTTTAGCCACTAGCATGGATGTATATTTAGGTTCGGCTGATTTTAGTTTTCGCGATTATCGGGATAGTCCTAATCCGCCAATTCTACACGAAAAAGAGCTTTTAGTAACGGCGGATTATCCTAACTATGATAAATTGGTTCGCTTAACTCAATTAGAAAAGGATTGGGGATTGTTAGAGGATAGAAAAGCGATCGAACGTTTACAGGGTTGGCAAAAATGTTTAGAGGAGAATTGTGCTACAATCAAAGGCTATCAGATACTGTGGCGAAAAGATGCTGATCCCTATAAAGTGAGGATTTTACGCGCTAAAATTAACGCCAGAAGAAATCAAAATAAGTCTTCCTGA
- the pyrC gene encoding dihydroorotase yields MRRLTITRPDDWHLHLRDGAALKAVLPHTVRQFARAIIMPNLKPPVRSVADAASYRERILAAVPEGQQFEPLMTLYLTDNTSPEEIMAAKASQFVKAVKYYPAGATTNSDLGVTDLRRCDRVLAAMEQVDMPLLLHGEVTDGDIDVFDREKVFIEKHLLPLITRFPKLRVVFEHITTADAVNFVLSANNNVAATITPQHLLFSRNILFTGGIRPHFYCLPILKREDHRLALLQAATSGNPKFFLGTDSAPHSRYSKESSCGCAGCYSALHALELYAEAFESVDAIEQLEGFASFHGPDFYQLPRNTEQITLTKTPWRIPDELPFPESGLVPLRAGEEISWQLG; encoded by the coding sequence ATGCGAAGACTCACAATCACTCGACCCGACGACTGGCACCTTCATCTCCGCGACGGTGCGGCACTGAAAGCGGTTCTACCCCATACGGTGCGTCAGTTTGCCCGTGCCATTATCATGCCAAATTTAAAGCCCCCAGTGCGCTCGGTGGCCGATGCCGCCTCCTACCGCGAGCGCATTCTGGCAGCAGTTCCAGAGGGTCAACAGTTCGAGCCACTGATGACACTATATCTCACCGATAATACCAGTCCCGAAGAAATCATGGCGGCGAAAGCCTCCCAGTTTGTCAAAGCGGTGAAATACTACCCAGCCGGTGCCACCACTAATTCCGACTTGGGGGTGACGGACCTTCGTCGGTGCGATCGCGTTTTGGCAGCGATGGAGCAGGTAGATATGCCGCTACTACTGCACGGAGAAGTCACCGATGGTGATATTGATGTGTTCGATCGAGAGAAAGTGTTCATTGAGAAGCACTTGCTCCCACTGATAACAAGATTTCCGAAACTGCGCGTCGTCTTTGAACACATTACCACTGCCGATGCGGTCAACTTTGTTCTATCTGCTAACAACAACGTCGCCGCCACAATTACGCCCCAACATTTATTGTTTAGCCGAAACATTCTCTTTACCGGGGGCATTCGTCCCCATTTTTATTGCCTGCCGATTTTGAAACGAGAGGATCATCGTTTGGCACTTTTGCAAGCGGCAACATCGGGCAATCCCAAGTTTTTTCTAGGGACCGATAGTGCGCCCCATTCTCGCTACAGCAAGGAAAGTTCCTGTGGCTGCGCGGGTTGTTATTCGGCTCTGCACGCCCTAGAGTTGTACGCAGAAGCTTTTGAGAGTGTCGATGCAATTGAGCAACTGGAAGGGTTCGCCAGCTTCCACGGTCCAGATTTCTATCAACTCCCCCGAAATACGGAACAAATCACCTTAACCAAAACCCCTTGGCGCATTCCCGATGAATTGCCATTTCCCGAATCCGGACTGGTGCCGTTACGAGCGGGTGAAGAGATAAGCTGGCAATTAGGGTAA
- a CDS encoding Uma2 family endonuclease gives MMTTILLQGLEDFELKANDPEQRMLISGVNWQQYETLLKHLEDSSSYRITYLDGMVEIMAPSRRHEVSKKNIGRLVEVYLEYAEIDFWGLGSTTLRKQEKEAGKEPDECFCLFTEKEFPDLAIEIILTSGSLKVLEVYKRLGTQEVWFWQDNQLKIYSLQENGEYILIPKSALLPDLNLELLAEYVNHPNPRLAVKEFRSRLTENSQL, from the coding sequence ATGATGACTACGATTCTGTTACAAGGATTAGAAGATTTCGAGTTAAAAGCTAATGATCCTGAACAAAGAATGTTAATTTCTGGGGTTAATTGGCAACAGTACGAAACCCTCTTAAAACATTTAGAAGATAGTTCCAGTTATCGCATTACTTACTTAGATGGAATGGTAGAAATTATGGCTCCTAGTCGTCGTCACGAAGTTAGCAAAAAAAATATCGGTAGATTGGTAGAAGTTTATTTAGAATATGCTGAAATTGATTTCTGGGGATTAGGTTCCACCACTTTGCGAAAACAGGAAAAAGAAGCGGGAAAAGAACCAGATGAATGTTTTTGTTTATTTACAGAAAAAGAGTTTCCTGATTTGGCGATAGAAATAATCTTAACCAGTGGCAGCCTGAAAGTTTTAGAAGTTTATAAAAGATTGGGAACTCAAGAGGTTTGGTTTTGGCAAGATAATCAGTTAAAAATCTATTCTTTGCAAGAGAATGGCGAATATATTTTAATCCCTAAAAGTGCTTTATTACCAGATTTAAATTTAGAATTATTAGCCGAATATGTTAACCATCCTAATCCCCGTCTTGCCGTCAAAGAATTTCGCTCGCGTTTAACAGAAAATTCCCAGTTATAA
- a CDS encoding dolichyl-phosphate-mannose--protein mannosyltransferase, giving the protein MNSQVKFNLSILGIFLFSLAIRFWNLSQFNTLVFDEVYYAKYGNEYLIGKDFFQSHPPLSQYLIAISIWIGSHFPADPETINNLTGSLRSTFSYRWLNALTGSFIPLIIGGIAYQLTQRKTVFLITTFLASLDGLFLVESRYALNNIYLILFGLSGQLFFLLALQKNQKLNWLLLSGVSFGLAANIKWNGLGFLLGIFIFIGIAWLIKLLNQEQSKDNLWTKATNLRLEDIFIALIVFPLVTYSLLWIPHLLVNHQYNFWQVHQEIWSFHQRIKGNQSDVHPYCSPWYSWLVMGRPVAYYFERLGDKIYDVHAMGNPFLWWFSTGAILVVFSRLFNRKERVISAYLICNYIANLLPWLKIGRCTFLYHYMAAYSFTWIALAWLLADGLESSTPIYKNVSRLLIILIIFAFIHWLPIYLGIPLSVLDYYLRMIFPNWI; this is encoded by the coding sequence ATGAATTCTCAAGTAAAATTTAACCTATCTATCCTAGGGATATTTTTATTTTCTCTGGCAATAAGATTCTGGAATCTCAGTCAATTTAATACACTTGTTTTCGATGAAGTTTATTATGCTAAATACGGCAATGAATATCTAATCGGTAAAGATTTTTTCCAGTCTCATCCACCGTTAAGTCAATATTTAATTGCTATTAGTATCTGGATTGGTTCCCATTTTCCTGCCGATCCTGAAACCATTAATAATTTAACAGGTTCCCTGCGCTCAACTTTTAGTTATCGCTGGTTAAATGCTTTGACTGGTTCTTTTATTCCCCTAATTATTGGGGGAATTGCTTATCAATTAACCCAGAGAAAAACTGTATTTTTAATCACAACTTTCCTCGCTAGTTTAGACGGATTATTTCTGGTGGAATCCCGCTATGCTCTCAATAATATTTACTTAATTTTATTCGGTTTGTCTGGACAATTATTTTTTTTATTAGCACTCCAGAAAAATCAGAAACTCAATTGGCTATTATTATCAGGAGTTTCTTTCGGTTTAGCGGCAAATATTAAATGGAATGGCTTAGGATTTTTACTAGGAATATTTATTTTTATCGGTATTGCTTGGTTAATAAAATTATTGAATCAAGAGCAGTCAAAAGATAATCTTTGGACAAAGGCAACTAACCTGAGATTAGAGGACATTTTTATCGCCTTAATTGTCTTTCCCCTAGTCACCTATAGTTTGCTGTGGATACCGCATCTTCTCGTCAACCATCAATATAATTTTTGGCAAGTACATCAGGAAATTTGGTCATTTCATCAGAGAATAAAAGGTAATCAATCTGATGTTCATCCCTATTGTTCTCCCTGGTATAGTTGGTTAGTAATGGGGCGACCTGTGGCTTATTATTTTGAGAGATTAGGTGATAAAATTTATGATGTTCACGCTATGGGAAATCCGTTTTTGTGGTGGTTTTCTACGGGAGCGATTCTAGTGGTTTTTAGTCGATTATTTAACCGAAAAGAGCGAGTAATTTCCGCCTATCTTATCTGTAACTATATTGCCAATCTGCTGCCCTGGTTAAAAATTGGTCGCTGTACCTTTCTCTATCATTATATGGCTGCCTATAGCTTCACTTGGATTGCTCTAGCTTGGCTGTTAGCCGATGGTTTAGAAAGTTCCACTCCTATTTATAAAAATGTCTCGCGCTTGCTGATAATTTTGATAATTTTTGCTTTTATCCATTGGCTACCAATTTATTTAGGCATTCCCCTGTCAGTGCTGGATTATTATCTGAGAATGATTTTTCCCAATTGGATTTAG